In Candidatus Dependentiae bacterium, a single genomic region encodes these proteins:
- the lepB gene encoding signal peptidase I, producing the protein MARTKQQQQGFLATIREIIVLLLIVFLIRTFGFGLYQVPSGSMETTMLVGERFFADKLSYLFTKPKHGDIIAFNDPLFDYSSNPVVRLFQEYVWGPSNWTKRVIGIPGDTIEGKIENGQPVMYRNGKKLAQPFVNKYPLIGLWTEHPVVLRQKVEQQTARLVLEGQLPGQHRAVYMERMLNNYIMWRSYDDAYAYNKQPFYRMNEQLVIKDQEGAPLLREPNTPLAGSEVVVEASQKNVWSGTDVFHVELGPNQYWLMGDNRLGSNDSRFLGPVDGRLIHGKILFLIWSSDSYESWWIVDLIKHPIDFWSRMRWGRFFTWLG; encoded by the coding sequence ATGGCTCGTACAAAACAGCAGCAGCAAGGTTTTTTGGCAACTATCAGAGAAATTATTGTTCTTCTTTTAATTGTATTCTTAATTCGTACGTTTGGATTTGGTTTGTATCAAGTGCCCAGTGGTTCAATGGAAACTACTATGCTTGTGGGAGAGCGTTTTTTTGCTGACAAACTCAGTTATCTATTTACCAAGCCGAAGCATGGCGACATCATTGCATTCAATGATCCATTGTTTGATTATTCAAGCAATCCAGTTGTTCGTCTTTTTCAGGAATATGTATGGGGTCCATCAAATTGGACAAAACGAGTAATAGGTATTCCTGGTGATACAATAGAAGGCAAAATTGAAAACGGCCAACCAGTTATGTATCGCAATGGTAAAAAGCTTGCGCAGCCATTTGTTAATAAATATCCACTTATTGGGCTGTGGACAGAACATCCTGTTGTACTACGCCAAAAAGTTGAGCAGCAAACAGCGCGACTGGTGCTAGAAGGCCAACTTCCTGGTCAGCATCGTGCGGTATATATGGAAAGAATGCTGAATAATTATATTATGTGGCGTTCGTATGATGATGCATATGCCTATAATAAACAACCATTCTATCGTATGAATGAGCAACTTGTCATTAAAGATCAAGAAGGAGCTCCGCTTTTGAGAGAACCAAATACACCACTTGCTGGAAGTGAGGTAGTGGTTGAAGCTTCGCAAAAAAATGTATGGAGCGGTACTGATGTTTTTCATGTTGAACTTGGTCCTAACCAATATTGGTTAATGGGAGATAATCGTCTTGGGAGTAATGACTCTCGATTTTTAGGGCCAGTTGATGGGCGGCTTATACACGGTAAAATACTCTTCTTGATATGGTCTAGCGATAGCTATGAATCATGGTGGATTGTTGATCTTATTAAGCATCCGATTGATTTTTGGTCTCGTATGCGTTGGGGTAGATTTTTTACCTGGCTTGGGTAG